The sequence below is a genomic window from Mercenaria mercenaria strain notata chromosome 14, MADL_Memer_1, whole genome shotgun sequence.
CATAGAATGATTAAGTAATATGATGTAAAGCCTAAATACTTACCGGTTGCCATTGAAAGTATCCctttttttaacccttatcctgcaggacacgattgattctgcctttgcgaccagtgtagatgatGATCAATCTGTACATCCGTgaagtctgatcataatctgcactgatCGCCAtacagtcagtatatttttagtAAACAGCCCATTTTCACAGTAAAGGGTtttgtccaaactgaaagattgaaaagttcattatagaaatttagcagggtgatggttaaaaaaaacatattttcacagGAAGATGAAGTTGGTTGTAATGGTATGCTGTATAAGCTATGTGTTGGCAACACCGCTGAAAATAAACAGTGTTTGGGCAGGTGGATGCGAAGGCCAGTTCATTGTGCAGGCAAATCAAAATGTTCACGGATGGAGAGCTACTCTCCACTTTAATAGACCGATATCAGTTTTAAAAGTAGGTATACATCTCGTTAATATTAGGTTAACAATTTGTGTAACTATCTGATAGCACTTCTTTCTTTAGTTTGACACCAATTTAGTTTTTTATATTACGAATCTTTCGTTCAAGGCTCAGCTCGTTTTATTTTCAGAAGTACCGTTGACCTTTTATGTAACATACGAAGTTTTATTTTTAGCCGACGCTTGCTAGGGTCGTGTCCCACAACAGTACAGTATGGACAGTTGAAGGCTGGGCAACGATCGCCGAACATGTAACCCTCCATGTGgtatttgtatgtttttataGTGGAAACCAGGCACCTAGTGGAACATACCGTATTGAAGGATCAAGTATTTTTCATTAATTCACATCATTTGTCGCTGTCTAACATAATTAAGGGTTTCTAGTAGGAGAAAATGTAAAGTATGGAAGTTACAGAATATAATAGCTTCTATGAGATAACAACTCTGTGAGATGTATTTTATATCGCATTAATAAAGGTCGGATCCATTTGATTCCATAATGTCGCCATCTTTCATACACTCCTTCCTGGGGAAAATTAGACCTAGTGATATTTTATAGATATTAATTTTTCGTGTTCGGGATACAGTCAGTTCGATCACGTGACTACCAGAGCAAATAATTGTATTGTCTGCAAAGGTCGATCATTCACAACAACAGGCTACTGAAAATGTCTGTAGATACTTTACTTGATATCAATGCAAATGATAAACAATGTAATTGATTTATACACGTATACATAATTGTAATGTGACAAGAACATGGCGTACACAATAATGTAATGCAtgtcataattattattacattGAAACAGATACTGATATGCAAGTGCTATCCACAGCATTACCTGTAgataaaaacagtatttttcaaGGTAAAACATAGTACAGAACTATTTCATACTTAATATATTGAACTCTGCTCTTCAGCATGAGTCATACAGCAAAAAAAACCAATGCATTTATGTTAAAAAAGATAATATAACTgtagttaaaaatttttttattcacGTTATTCATTAATATAAATTGATACTGAGCCCACAGGGACAACAAcataacattattttgaaaactgacaGGTAACATGTTACTGGGACATGTGCTAATATCACTTCAGCAAGTTAAATGGTATTTGTGTAATTTTGAAGCAAattgtcacatttcgggggtgttttaacaggagagaaaatgtgtgttaacagagagattctcgcgctcacgtgctgttataacacctttttatatatgcgagttccgtggcaaagcgtaaacgtcattcggccccaaaacggataattcaaaacgaaatgacgtcaacgtaaaaaacagctcagacattcccgcgcatttcatggaaatttaaagacgttgaggtaggatgtattcatttattagtatttttccgcgttttatgctagaatagcgttagcgcatgttcatttcgtgttataacatctgcagaatccctcaggatacgttggtaccctcgccctacgggctcgggcaccaaccaatccctcgggattctgcagacgttataacacgaaaaaacatgcgttatccctacaatataaACCACCATTCTGAAACATATGCTTTGGCTATTTTTAGTCTCAGCAACTAAGTATAACTACAGCGAAGCCCTCGGTCTTTCCATTTTGTTCTATGAGGCTCAGCGGTCTGGCAAACTTCCAGCAAATAATCGCATTCCATGGCGGGGGGACTCGGCGCTCAATGACAGTGATAATGGACACGACCTGACGGGAGGCTGGTATGACGGTAAGTAAGACTAAGTTCCGTCATGTTACTGCAGCTTCAGAACAAGCGATTCCTCAGTACATGTCTGTATTATTGTTAAGGTTAACAACATACAGTGTTGTGAtcttagtaaaatcagtgatgtCTAAACAAGCTAATATTGTAatgaaatgttaattttattgtatGCTCACACTATATTACGGTTATATCGTATGAATATTTTCAGAACAGCGTAGAGGAGGGATAATGCAGCACCGCATCAGCTTTCGCTCGTGTTTATAATAACTTGCATGCACCCAACACTTTACTTTGCAGCTGGAGACCATGTTAAATTCAATATGCCAATGGCCTTTTCCACGTGGGTTTTGGGATGGGGCATGTTGAAGTTCAAGGTTGGCTATGAGGCCGCTGGTCAACTGGACATGGCATGTGATATGTTAAAATGGCCTCTGGAATATTTCCTGAAATGCTGGGTTCCCAATGAAAACACTTTATATGTACAAGTAAGTAGAAAATGATGAACAGATATCTGCAtgagtggtaacaatccccataactctgatttgtattttgaccaaattatgcccctttcatacttaagttctttgacaatcttcgttttctggacataactttgatactatGTAAGAAgattatgacttgaaactcaaaatatatttttaccatcatcatccgcatgtgtggtaacaatcctaataactctagtttgtgttcttgacagaattatgccccttgttgtatcttccttttaaagatgaggtctcttattgagacatataattattcattttactgtcaacacgccgaatagtggagcgcgctgtcttacgggcagctcttgtttaaaatttcaatttctgttACTCAAGCCCCTGGTAGTTAGCGAATATCTAGATGTGTACACAAATTTACGAAGAAGCCAGGTACGAGAAAACTCATATTAATCACACACCTGtttataacagaaatatatattataccagatttatgtaaaTTCCATGTATGgacatttcattaaatttttatatCATACTTCATCTCTGAACAATGCTCTATTTATCTGTTACAttttacacaatatatacaaTTTCCATGTTGTCAGGTTGGAGACCTCGAAAAAGATCATAGGTATTGGGGGCGGGCTGAAAACATGAATATGTCACGCCCAGTGTACAAGGTAACGCCTTCTTGCGCGGGTAGTGATGTAGGCGGGGCAACCGTGTCAAGTTTAGCTGCTGGATATCTTGTCTTCAAGGACGTTTGCCCAGGTATTTACTGCAACGTTTTCtagatatttgtttcatttttgacaGAATAGCAGATATTTACATAATTCAGTTATTCTGGACTATGTTGCCGTAATATTCAAATTGAGAAAAAAGTTCCATGTTTGTGAATCCTCTTTATGAATAGCACAAACAATCAACTAGAAATTGTTACATACCCGTACATAACAGTACATTTTCttagtatatatataaatgtatacatagtacctttttgttatataaattacCTTTTTCTTACACACAGTATCTTTTCCAACAGTTTCAATTAAATTTGTATTATgctgtaatacaaatgtataaacgtTATAATAATTGCACTGATATCATAGATATACCTTTTGCCTGtacatttataaatgaatatttggACTTTATAGTATATGTTAAACTACAGGGAAAGTCGATTGTTTTATGTAACAGTATTAACACAACAAGGACTATTGACAGTATATGTAAAACAAGAATATCTATTGACAGTTTATGAAAAACAGCAAGGATAATTGACTGTAAATGTTAAACATCAATGTATATTGTCAGTATTATGTAAAACGACAGGGACTATTGACAATATATGTGCAACAACAAGGATTATTGACAGTATATGTGAAACCGCATGGACTACTGGTCAACAGTATATTTGAAACAACAATTGCTATTTACAGTATATATTAAAACATCAGTAGGTATAGGCAGTATAtgtaaaaggtcaatgtcaattAACAGTATTACGTAAAGAAACAAGGGCTATTGACAGTATATGTAATTGAATATAGACTATCGACAGTGTGTGTAAACAATTTAGACTGTGAACAGTACTTAATGCCGAAAGGTACCATAACCTTCTTTAAATACCAGCATTTGGTACCTTTTGGCATTAACTCTACAGTATGTAAATCAGCATAGACTCCTGGTAATATATGTAACCTAACAAGCAGTATTGAAGGTGAATGTAAAACAACAAGACTTTTGACAGTTTAATAACACAATAAGGACATTTGAtagtacattttgtaaatataaaaacaacatggACTATTGACAGTATTTGTAAAAACATCAAGAACTATTGACAGTACATGTGAAAGAACAAGGACTATTGATACTAAATATATAACAACTCAAACTATTGACAATATAACAGTTGTAACGAAACAAGCATTATAGAAGGTCAATATAAAACAACAAGGACTATTGACTGTTTATGTAACGCATCAAGGACTTTTGACTGTGTATTGACTGTGTATGAAAACAACAAGGCAAATTGACAGTTTGTACAAGGCCTATTGATagtaaatagaaaacaacatggatcattgaaaatatttttaaaccagcAAGGACTATAGATAGTAAATGTAAAACTACATGAACCATTGAAAATATGTGTAAATCAACAAGGACTATTGACACTATCTTACGAAAACGATGACTATTGACAGTATGCTTAAAAGAACATGGACCACTGATAGCATATATAATGGACAGTATATTAACACAACAAGAACTGTTGACAGTATGTGTAAAATAAACTGAACTATTGACAAGATCATGGACTGTTGACTGTATTATGTTAAATAACGTGAACTATTAACTGTATATGTAACACAATACAGACTTTGGACAGTATGTAGACACCGTGTGTATACTAGCAAGGACTGTTCGATTGGACTTATTACGTAAAATACGTAGAATATTGACATTTGTTCGCAAAACAACATTgaatattgacaattttatttaaaacgaATGGAATATtgatagttttatatattaaaaaacatgaaatattgacagttttatgtaaaacaacatggaatattgacagttttatgcAAATTAACATGGAATGTTGATAGTTGTATATAAAACAACACGGCATATTGACAGTTTTATGTAAAACAACATTGaatattgacaattttatataaaacaacattgaatattgatatttttatgtaaaaataacatGTAATATTGATAGTTTAATGTAAAACAACATGgaatattgacagttttatgtaaaacaagattgaatattgacagttttatgtaacaaatggaATATTGACAGTATTTTGTAAAACAACATGGAATATTGACAGTGTTATGGGAAACAACATtgaatattgacagttttatttaaaacaacatggaatattaaaacaacattgaatATGGACagttttatgtaaacaacatggaatattaaaacaacattgaatattgacagttttatgtaaacaacatgaaatattgacgtttttatgtaaaacaacatggaatattgacaattttatatataaaaaaaacaagcacaaaaTTCCAGTAGGAATAGTCTCGTTTTCAAATGAAGAAATTATACTGTAATGCATGCTccctttttaatttcttttctttctagATATACAGTTTGCGAACAGACTACTTTCAGCAGCTAACAGTTTATACACGTTTACGTTCAATAATCGAGGAATCTACACACGCTGTGTAAAGAATTCAGCACAGTCATATCTGTatgttacacatttttttcattgtcTGAAGCTACACGATATGATTTAAGTCTGATTTTACATGTTatgacaaaaacaattttataaagaattataGCTCCagttatgtattttattattataagattGACGAAACAGAATGATTAGAGGGAATTTGATAAAGGTTTACTTAAGAAACATtgatgtgaaattatttcacaatCGGGCCAGCAGTTCGAGAggaaaatgctttcaaacttttcTAAGCAGACATACAGGGAAAACTAGCCCCATTCCACAGACGCCATTCTTTTATACAAAATAGGATGACTTGAAGgaatttttaaagtgtttcctttcggttgccatgccAACCATAATTTTACATGAACTAGCCAGATTTGAAAGAAACTGAAAGAAGATCATCAAAAGAACATTCCGGTGAAGTTTGGCTGAAATTGGTTTGGTCGTTAATGTGGCAACGTTTTTAAAGTAATTATGGATGAGGACAGACGATAGACATTCAATGATCCTGAAAGCTCAGCTAAAAaggtagactggctcccgtccctatgtttgttctacatatatatgtttatcatAGAGAAAACTCAGCAGTTGTTTCTTCATGCTTTTTATTGCCTGGCTCCGAAATAGATGGTTCACCATCAGAAAAATGGCATTTAGAGgctaaagattttcttattttgcttggagtatttatataaaaaaaattaaccatgcagccagggagccaggctactaAAAAGGGAGCATGTCTAAAATTTGCAGGAAAccaaaaaaatcagtattatcaCAAGAGATTCTAAAATGAAAGTTGTCTAACCGACAGTGCTATCAATAGCACAGATGATCATGACAAATACAATACAGTAtgattattataatagtagcttgatctgagatgctgtattcggcttgagtggattttgaCAGGTCGAAACACACGAGGCTCGAAAGCCGGATACAAAATCCCgcatcaagctactgttataatgactcttttcttatatacctccaccttcttgtttgttgttttgttatcgactTAATGTAGTTTTCTTTGAGctgtttatagaactgtgtcaggtcatgcatatcaaTTGAAGTAatctggcaacatacaatacaaaaggtacattACGGATTTTCTTCCTGCCTGTTCGTATTtgcttgtgaaatacaagccgtatttttgacagaatttatataggtagaTCTATATAATATAAAGAGTATGACTAAGCCTGACACATGAAACAGTGTACCAATCCGTCTATTATATTGGATATAATGTCACCGTTCCTGGACTCAGGTTTAGGTTTTTGAGCCCAACCTTGGCGGATTCAAGGGATGAGGGGCGTACCTTTCACAAACAGACTGaaccaagtcttctattattttgctttattgtATTCTATGCATCGCATGCTTTAAAATGATCTTATAGATTTGATTATGAGGAAACCATCATGGAATATTAGACTTGAGTTTTGGCTGCACACTCAAATAATAAAGCGTAACCTTGACTGAGGGATCAGTAAGCAACGTATGCAATGCGTTTGAAGATTCGTATTTGCAGTGCCCTTTTATAGTTAATAGTTTGTCCTTGGTATCTGtagattttttaagtatttaaatgtCATATCTATaataataaagtatttaattGAAGCGTCAGATTGTAGAAGATAGAATCTCgtatatgttttaatataatttatgataATCAGACATCGTTAACGTTGTAACGGAAAATATTTCCGAAGCATAGAATACTAACAAGTAAgttaatagcaaactcggtttgatcgagtctgttcgtGAAAGGTCATAAATTGCGCGACACCACTCGTTCCCCTAACATCGTCTTCAGCAGAGCTCTATTATATTCATcttattcaaaacaaattttgataaatcaagtCGTCGTTTATATAATAGCTCAAGTCAAGAGCGAGACGAGGTAGCAGTTGCGTCTGCGTGGATGTACAAAGCAACAGGTGAAgataaatatctcaaaaatgccAAAGATCTTTACCCAGCCGGGCGACCATGGTCATTTGACTGGAATAATGAACAAACTGGAGCAGCGGTATGTACTATTTGAAAAGCATAGACTATCGTGTACACTGAATTCATGCCAGTCTCGTAACCTTATTTTTGTACTCCTATTTTATATGACTTTCAAGGATCGAAGGTAACAATGGCTGAATGAGGAAGTCAGGAATCGAACCAGCATTGTCTGGACGACAATGCATTGCAATAACACTAATTACAGTTTTATCGGGCGGCACTGCACGCATTCAGCAATGCGCAAGTAACGTATATTGTTTTATTACGGTTGAACATACTAATAGCAGCAAAATTAACAGGAAACGGTAAAAAGAGGTTCAGTTGTAATCACTTTCTTCTCAAAGCTGTGTTTTCGAATGTAGacgaagccgtccagctggctttcgAAAGGTCGATAGTCCTACACAGGTGTTCACCCGTACCTGTAATTAATCAAGGAGGGATGGTAAATCTACATGAAACCTTAAACAAAACAGATATGAACTTACATAAACGTAAAAATCTAGAGTCGTGCATGTGCTTATAGTAATGTAATCCATTGTAAACTAAATAAGATCATGGGTATATCAGTTACGATGCATCTATCAATAACTATAGGATATATAGACAAAATAACTTCAAAGTTGATAAAACTCTTATTCGGCCACCTGACTCAATATTACTTCAAAATAAAGTTCTATCGTATGATAATCTACTTAAATGTACCATAAGTCGGTAGATATTCGAGGGGTTGTGATTTCAAACGCGCAGGGGTACGGTTACTGGGTCGCTACAACTTTTAAGTTTCAGTTTCACATGAATTTGCTTGCGGTGCTACATACTTCTACAACTTACTATAAATGATCAACACGTCATGTCATAgggtcctccgtggccgagttgttaaagtcgctaactttgaatcacttgccccttactgaTTTTGGTACGAGTctaactcggggcgttgaatttttcatatgTGTAAATCATCAAGCTGCCTCACGGAAGGTCGGGGATTCTACTTAGGGGCCCGTCTgagatgaaataatacacaaagGGGCATCTTGGTAGTCTTCCTCcgtcatcaaagctggaaagccgccatatgagcTGTGATTATGTCAGTgcgtgtgacgttaaaccaaacaaaaactaGCAAACATCATATCTTTTTGCCCAGAAAACATTTATTATGTTACTTTTTAAacagaaacagatttttttttcttacaagaaAATACGATTGATACGTTTCACTTTGGTTGTAAAGAAAGTTTGAAACATAACACATCTTCGATTATTAATGTGTTGCCTTTCTCGGAAAGTATCCCCGAAGGCCCCTctacttgttatattttctggttctggGATCAAAGGGTCTATTAAATGTTTCTAACAACATATTTTTGCTTGAAGTATTGCTAGGGTGTGTGAGGGGTGATGCACAttgaccgagtctgctattactttgcttggttgcgctgtatgctttcaaatgatctttaCACAGAATTTGTTGAACCAATTGCTGTTTGATTAACAAGATGttaaaacagacagacagaccatTTCGGACTTAAAGACAGAATGTCGAGTGGAATGACTGTCGAACTAACTTGAAGATGAATTTCGTACCATGTGTACTTGCGtttgtatgtaaaatacatttgaGCTTGTTTATAATAGGGGTGTTAAAACACTTTGGTACAATTAGAATTTCTGGTTTTTCCCATACAGCTACTTTTATACGAAGCTACTCAAGATCCGATTTACAAAGGGGAAATTGAAACTATGTTACGCTACTATTTACCAGGAGGAGGGGCATTGTACACACCATGTGGGCTTATGTGGCAAATGGAGTGGGGAACTAACAGATATGCCGGTAAGAAAAtctcaattttatttttgttggacgCCTGCTTTCTCTTGGTGATTTAATTACTGctacatattttgttatatactgaataaatagttaataaaatctgtaaaaagatcctctggaagcaaagaatgcaaccaagaagaataatagcagactcggtttgattgagtccgttcatgagaggtaatggaaagtgcaacacccattacgccctctagcaccggcttaaacggaactctattacacatgttgaatgatcccaaagggccagaaaatataacaacactgaatccaagtacggggagactttttacagccgctacACGGCACTTacagattgctgttgtgatagttaataaaatctgtataaagaacctctggaagcaaagaatgcaaccaagaagaataataacagactcggtttgattgagtctgttcatgagaaatcCTATTTTAGATAATCTTATGTCAGATGCTGTTCTGATAATTTAGAGAATCCCATGTTTTTATTCTGATGTTTTGACTGCTATTAACAATTTCAAATTCTTTCCAAGTTTGGAAAGAGAAAACTGtaatatatgttattttatttaagCCTTGAAAACGTGTGCTATGTTAGGTCCTGTTGGATCAGCAGAACATTGaatagttaatttttttttcagagttgaAACAAACTTATGTACGAACATGCAATATACTGCAAAGAGACCTTACTGTGAAATGAAACAGATTTGTTTATTGCTTTCATGTAATAGATATACATTATGATAATTGCATTTTTTGTAGCAAATACAGCGTTTATTGCGCTGATGGCTGCAGAAGAGGGAATATATTCTGACACGTACAAAAGATGGGCTATATCCCAGATCAACTATCTACTTGGTGATAACAAACTGAAGATTAGCTATGAGATTGGTTTTGGTGATGTGTACCCTCTACATCCTCATCATAGAGGGAGGTAATAACTCTCTTTAATACCATCGGATATATTTGCATAAGTTTTCACAACGTGCTATGAAAAAGCAGTTACTTATTCATATTGACTCAAAAACATTTAGTAATCAGTCATAATTGTTAACATAGTATATGCTCTTCTGTTCTAATTTCTTTGGAATAACCCTGGAAACTGGTAAATATAAAAGTCCAAGTAGTTCACCATGTCGGCACTGAGTCTTTATGTACAAAGCATTTAGTACGTAGGTCGTGgtgaaatatttgtatatttttacagaaatatcttTGCAATACGTACACGTCTTACCATGTTTGCAAATGTAACCTTATGCTTTTATTTGAAAGATTGGCGGCCAGTTAAGTATAATCCTTAACCGTTAAATGTTATTTACTCTGGAAACGattaaaaactgatttaaattatttcagctaaatggTATTTAGTCCTGTTTTCATTTCATAGCAGTATTTGGTACTTAATACATATATAAGTGGATGCGTCGTATGTAATTTCAATACAT
It includes:
- the LOC123526167 gene encoding endoglucanase E-4-like encodes the protein MKLVVMVCCISYVLATPLKINSVWAGGCEGQFIVQANQNVHGWRATLHFNRPISVLKPTLARVVSHNSTVWTVEGWATIAEHVTLHVVFVCFYSGNQAPSGTYRIEGSNTDMQVLSTALPVDKNSIFQVSATKYNYSEALGLSILFYEAQRSGKLPANNRIPWRGDSALNDSDNGHDLTGGWYDAGDHVKFNMPMAFSTWVLGWGMLKFKVGYEAAGQLDMACDMLKWPLEYFLKCWVPNENTLYVQVGDLEKDHRYWGRAENMNMSRPVYKVTPSCAGSDVGGATVSSLAAGYLVFKDVCPDIQFANRLLSAANSLYTFTFNNRGIYTRCVKNSAQSYLSSQERDEVAVASAWMYKATGEDKYLKNAKDLYPAGRPWSFDWNNEQTGAALLLYEATQDPIYKGEIETMLRYYLPGGGALYTPCGLMWQMEWGTNRYAANTAFIALMAAEEGIYSDTYKRWAISQINYLLGDNKLKISYEIGFGDVYPLHPHHRGSACPTNVDWCLEDASGPNPNLLQGALVGGPDQWDNYADRRGDARANEVACDYNAGFQSALAGLLHFAQNGSLPAAPDAKC